The Limnospira fusiformis SAG 85.79 genomic interval TGTGATATTTGTCAGGATGTTTGTCCGTGGAATCAAAGATTTGCTAAACCCACAAAAGAAGCCGCCTTTAATCCCTATCCGGAAAATCTAGCCCCGACTTTAGAAGAATTAGCCACTATTTCCGATGAGACTTGGAGTGAGAGGTTCACCGCCTCAGCTTTGCGCCGAATTAAGCCCTATATGTGGCGGCGTAATGCTCAGGCTAACATGAAATCATAATTCTGCCAACTCGGAGAAGATTTCAACGCGCGACGGATACGCGGACGGTGATCATCAGACGATCGCACTTCTGGGCTGTTGGGTTTCGGGGGTGCGATCGCCAATCTTTATCTCCCGTTCTCATCCTCTCCCGGCAAAAAATCATCATTTAAAATATCCGCGATCGCGTAGGGACACGCTACCGGCAATACCTCCAACGGCAACCCCGTCTCGTCCTTACCCTGTCGTCGTGTCCGGGGATACGCCCACAAAATCGCCTCCGGTAAGTAATTCTTCAAACTCGGCGAATCTTCCAAAATATCTAAAATTCGCGTGCGATGTTCGGTGATACTTCCCGCCCAACTTCCCGTCCGCAACTCCGGTTGAAATTCCCACTTGAGTAAGTGCAATAGCGCCATCGCCAAATTGCTGCGAAGACTGCTGCGTTCCCGCTTACTCATATCCTCAATTTCTTCGAGCAAGTTTTCCCAGTCCACTTGGTCATAATTGCGATCGCGCAATTGTTCCAATGTCCCCTCAATCCAGAGGACGTAATCTTCGCAGTCAAGTGTTGTCAATTGCTGTTTCGATAACGTCATATCCGATGATCGCCAATACGGGGTTTAAGGTTGATTCTGAGTTTCGGAAGTTCGATCGCCCTTTGTGTAAGTTTTGACTTCAGAATAATTCAATATTTTTTGATCTTGAGTGAGTAAGAATGTGTCATAAACTTTGGCTGTGGCAACGATAATTTGATCGGCAGGATCCGAATGAAATCCAGACAATTGAGTTGATTGAAGTATAATTGGAAGGCTCAGTTCTAAGATTTGAACTCCCGGATAGCTTAAAGCAAGTTCTAGCCATTCATGGACATAACAACTAAAACTCAATCGGTTTTTCTCGACTAATTTAGCAACCTCCCAACAAGAAATGATGCTGATACCCAGACCACTTGTTTGATGGGTTTGAATGATCTCCTGGTTTTGGGGAGATAACTTGGGGTTTTCATCCACCCACCTAATCCAGATATGAGTGTCTAGAACGATCATAGCAATGCTTCCCAGTCATCTGCTGCGACGGGTTCGTAGGGATCGTCATAGTGAATCACCTTCCCATGCAGGGGTTGATCTTGGGAGGAAGGCTGTCGCGATCGCATATCCTTTTTGACCGTTTTCAAAATGGCTTCAATAATCAGGATACGCTCTTCTATCGATGTACCTTGTATTTTTTTCAGAATTTCTGATTCGATCATTTTTTTTGATGATATAATGGTTGTTTTGAGTGCGATCGCCAATCTTTATCTCCCGTTCCCATCCTCTCCCGGCAAAAAATCATCATTTAAAATATCCGCGATCGCGTAGGGACACGCCGCCGGAAACACCTCCAATGGTAACTGAGTTTCCGCCCGCGCTTGTTTTCGCGCACTGGTATAACATTCGTCCACGACACTGGCGAGATAATTCTGCCAACTCGGAGAGGATTTCAACGCCCGACGGATACGCCGACGGTTTTCGATAATACTCCCCTCCCAACTTCCGGTTCGCCATTTCGGTTGAAATTCCCACTTGAGTAAATGCAGCAATACCACCACCAAATTATTCTCAAGGCTGTGGCGTTCCCGCCGTCCCATGTCTTCGATTTCCTCGATTAAATTGTCCCAATCTACGTCATTATAGTGGCGCGATCGCAACTGGGCGATCGTCACTTCCAGCCATTGGAGATAGTCTCGATCGTAAAGCTGTTTGATATGGGATGGCGATGGTATCATAATTCTGGTGACTGAATCAAGTTTATTATAGCCTGAAAGATTGGGCGATCGCACTTCTGGGCTGTTGGTTTCGGGGATGCGATCGCTTTCGGTTGATCTGGGAAAACTGCACTACAATAATTCTATTGATATCAACCCATGTCATGCTCGAAATTGTACTGAACTGGAAGCCCCGACCGGAAACCCTGACGCGACTGATGCAGGTTTCGCTGGAACAGCACAAAACCTTGGAATCGTTACTCGAAGAAGCGATCGACCAATACTTACAAACCCATCGTCCTCCTGTATCGCAGACGGATGCCGATCCGCTGATTGGCTTGTACGAGGGTGCATCGGAAACGAGCGATCGCGCCGAGGAAATTTTGCAAGCGGAAGTGACTGAAAATTCGGGTTTGTCGTGGAAAGATTAGATGCGATATTGTCGTGAACAATACCCAACCCATGAATTGATTGATGGGAGTTGAAGAGTAATTGTTGACAAGATAAAATCAACATAATTCATTGAAATTTGTCTAAAATAAAAAAATTCAGTTTATCTTGATAGTCCACAAATTTTTACAAACATAAGCGATATTACTTGTAAAATATTGGTTGTCTGCAACGCGATAACTTGTAGTTTAGGGAAAAATTCAATAATGCTAAAAAAATCTGAGATTTATCGACTGGTTCATGATTACATTGGAGTTAATCAGGGATACCTTAATGGATTTAGCTACAGTAAACATTACAAATTTTATGAAAACTATTGTGATCTAGACATTAATGTGGAGGATTATGAACCAGGCACTACACGAGAAAAATTTATTCTTATACTTGAAGAAGCCCATCCAATAGAGCAAGCTCAAATTATAAAGGGAGTGTTCAAAAAATTTCCTGTCTCATCTTTTCCAAAATATGAACAGGAGACAAAACAAAAACTTTATGATGAGTATCAAGAGATCCTTCATAGGATCGAGTCATCTGGGTGTTGTATTAGCGGTGAATTTAAAAATATAATTTTTGCAGCCAACGGTCCCAAACCAGAAATAGTTTTATCAGATGCTACAAGAAATAAAATTAAAATTATTAGGAATGAGGAATATTGTCTTGTGTATGATAGACCACTACCTGACAAAGGGTTGTTATGGGACGAATTAGTTGATTGGTGGGTTGACAGAGAACATTTGAGTGATTATAATCGTTCCCAACAATGTCATGAACTTTTTAATAGGTTGCTATTATCGCTCAAAGGAAACAAACCAGAGAAAATTTTATTTGATACATATTATAGATTTTTTATTAAAAAGTTGGAAAACAAGCTGCCAGCATTGATTCCGCAAGTCTATTTACATTACGATCCTTACAGTCTAAGATATCTAAAAATTATCAAACGACTACCTCGACAAAGAATGGATTTTCTATTGTTACTTCCACACAATAAGAGTATTGTTATTGAAATAGATGGCAAGCAACACTATTCTGATAGTAATGGACGAGCCGACCCTCAGCTTTACGCAGAAATGGTTGCAGAAGATAGAAATATAAAGCTTTCAGGTTATGAAATATACAGATTTGGTGGGCATGAATTTTCAAATTTTACACAAGCAAGACAGACAATTATAGATTTTTTCATCAATTTATTTGAAATGTATTCTGTTGGATAAATTATGAATATATCGGCGCATTCTCTCTCAAAAACTCAGTTTCGATTGAATGGCGATCGCATATTGGGAGATGATTATTTCTTATTGATTGAGTTTATACCATCCTCCATTGCTTAAATCTCGAAGTTCTGGTAAATCTAGTTTGGCTTTTTCAAAAATATCTGTTTTTGAAAAAATATCTTCCAGCTTTAGAAGATGGGTAGTTATATTGGGATAATTTCTGTGAAATTCTTGTAAACGGTTTAAGTATCCTGCTGTATAACCAACCCCTGACAACATAATGCCAATATCTGCATTGTTGATCATCAAATTACCGCAAAAATCAGCAGTAAACGAAGCATCTAAAGCAGTACGATAAAGTTTGCACTGAAAATAGATTTGTTTGTTACCAAGTACCCCATAACCATCAATTCCGCCATCTTTTCCGGGTGGCCCTGGATTCAAACCAAGGTGGGCGGCAAAACGCCGCCCTAAATCTTGCTTGACTGCTTGCTCAGATTCAATTATT includes:
- a CDS encoding DUF29 domain-containing protein, whose protein sequence is MTLSKQQLTTLDCEDYVLWIEGTLEQLRDRNYDQVDWENLLEEIEDMSKRERSSLRSNLAMALLHLLKWEFQPELRTGSWAGSITEHRTRILDILEDSPSLKNYLPEAILWAYPRTRRQGKDETGLPLEVLPVACPYAIADILNDDFLPGEDENGR
- a CDS encoding type II toxin-antitoxin system VapC family toxin, giving the protein MIVLDTHIWIRWVDENPKLSPQNQEIIQTHQTSGLGISIISCWEVAKLVEKNRLSFSCYVHEWLELALSYPGVQILELSLPIILQSTQLSGFHSDPADQIIVATAKVYDTFLLTQDQKILNYSEVKTYTKGDRTSETQNQP
- a CDS encoding DUF29 domain-containing protein, translated to MIPSPSHIKQLYDRDYLQWLEVTIAQLRSRHYNDVDWDNLIEEIEDMGRRERHSLENNLVVVLLHLLKWEFQPKWRTGSWEGSIIENRRRIRRALKSSPSWQNYLASVVDECYTSARKQARAETQLPLEVFPAACPYAIADILNDDFLPGEDGNGR